In a single window of the Victivallis lenta genome:
- a CDS encoding L-threonylcarbamoyladenylate synthase gives MTRVLKLAESGVDAAADAVLEALAGPGAVVLLPTETVYGLVCRADDAAARQRIYDLKDRDASKPLGWFVADWRMLAGYGVRLEGLPEQLAVRHCPGPITIIAPRQDGGTTGFRVPDHPLVLAVLRRIGCPLAQTSANHSGHPNALTVQAALAELSGDAALAVDGGPIAPDALASTVVDATGKEPRVLRRGALRI, from the coding sequence ATGACCCGTGTGCTGAAACTGGCCGAATCCGGCGTCGATGCTGCGGCGGACGCCGTTCTCGAAGCGCTCGCCGGGCCCGGCGCCGTGGTCCTGCTGCCGACCGAGACCGTCTACGGACTGGTCTGCCGCGCCGATGACGCGGCCGCCCGGCAGCGCATTTACGACCTGAAGGATCGCGATGCTTCGAAGCCGCTCGGCTGGTTCGTGGCGGATTGGCGGATGCTTGCCGGGTACGGCGTGCGTCTCGAAGGGCTGCCGGAACAACTGGCCGTGCGGCACTGTCCCGGACCGATCACGATCATCGCTCCGAGGCAGGACGGCGGCACGACGGGATTCCGGGTGCCGGACCATCCGCTGGTTCTGGCTGTTTTGCGCCGGATCGGCTGTCCGCTCGCCCAGACCAGCGCGAACCACTCCGGGCATCCGAACGCGCTGACCGTGCAGGCGGCGCTGGCCGAACTCTCCGGCGACGCGGCGCTGGCGGTCGACGGAGGCCCGATCGCACCGGATGCGCTGGCCTCCACCGTCGTCGATGCGACCGGGAAGGAGCCGCGCGTTCTGCGCCGGGGAGCGCTCCGCATCTGA
- a CDS encoding mandelate racemase/muconate lactonizing enzyme family protein, with protein MKITQVEAVLVGAPTPGCGLLSNRNYFYILLHTDEGLTGLGEATLESHDESVLGSLRDLEDLIIGQDPRQVGKLMQTLIRQRFWKGGVVKASAVSGVELACWDLIGKAAGKPVCELLGGAVRDRVRVYANGWTGGATDPAIIREKAAAALEYGYSAFKFSLAVPSWPVRDLETVRRIRRAAETIREAVGPDSPLLFDGHGRYDSRLAIQVGQALEELNLMFFEEPVQPEDEEGMALVADKVNIPIAAGERLTRLQEFRRLFEKRAICIAQPDLAHCHGFGEGLKVAHLAEAFDGFVAPHCPMSPVITAISLHLDAVAPNFLIQERLFLDDWRNEIITEPLKVKEGYLELPSGPGWGIELDMEMVRKHPRIVAGTPRLFRPDGAVCDW; from the coding sequence ATGAAAATCACACAAGTCGAAGCCGTCCTGGTCGGTGCGCCGACGCCGGGATGCGGGCTTCTGTCGAACCGCAACTATTTCTACATTCTCCTGCACACCGACGAGGGACTCACCGGGCTCGGGGAGGCGACGCTCGAAAGCCATGACGAGTCGGTCCTCGGCAGCCTGCGCGACCTTGAGGACCTCATCATCGGCCAGGACCCGCGGCAGGTCGGCAAACTCATGCAGACGCTGATCCGCCAGCGCTTCTGGAAAGGGGGCGTCGTCAAAGCTTCGGCCGTTTCCGGCGTCGAGCTCGCCTGCTGGGATCTCATCGGCAAGGCCGCGGGGAAGCCGGTCTGCGAACTTCTCGGCGGTGCGGTGCGCGACCGGGTCCGCGTCTACGCGAACGGCTGGACCGGCGGAGCGACCGACCCCGCGATCATCCGCGAAAAGGCCGCCGCCGCGCTCGAATACGGTTACTCGGCCTTCAAGTTCAGCCTCGCCGTCCCGAGCTGGCCGGTCCGCGATCTCGAAACGGTGCGCCGCATCCGCCGGGCGGCCGAGACGATCCGCGAAGCGGTCGGCCCTGACTCCCCGCTGCTCTTCGACGGACACGGGCGTTACGACTCCCGTCTTGCGATCCAGGTCGGGCAGGCGCTCGAGGAACTGAACCTGATGTTCTTCGAGGAACCGGTCCAGCCCGAGGACGAGGAGGGCATGGCGCTCGTGGCCGACAAGGTGAACATCCCGATCGCGGCGGGCGAGCGTCTGACCCGGCTCCAGGAGTTCCGGCGGCTCTTCGAGAAGCGGGCGATCTGCATCGCCCAGCCGGATCTCGCGCACTGCCACGGCTTCGGCGAGGGGCTGAAAGTCGCGCATCTGGCCGAGGCGTTCGACGGTTTCGTCGCGCCGCACTGCCCGATGAGCCCGGTCATCACGGCGATCTCGCTGCACCTCGACGCGGTCGCGCCGAACTTCCTGATCCAGGAACGGCTTTTCCTCGACGACTGGCGCAACGAAATCATCACGGAACCGCTGAAGGTGAAGGAGGGATATCTCGAACTCCCGTCCGGACCGGGCTGGGGAATCGAACTCGATATGGAGATGGTGAGGAAACATCCGCGCATCGTCGCCGGAACTCCGCGGCTCTTCCGCCCGGACGGCGCGGTCTGCGACTGGTAG
- a CDS encoding sodium:solute symporter family protein, translated as MHYFFGEALTPVEEIAEIAAEKTVPGGTMLSQSGMITLWIGIVAYVGVLIGIGFWSSRKVKGMNDFLVAGRRLPLWMATATLLATWFGAGSSMGVAATVYSDGIGGVLADPFGASISLVLAGIFIVGLLRRLKCLTVTDIVERKYGKWAGVYTSLWMIPVYIGWLGAQMLGIGTILHILTGMDAIWGTLIGAAVVLIYTFAGGMWAVTLTDVVQVSLIVIGLFVIVPGAVFEAGGWSEMTSRLSAADLSIGMRHALDPATGEPVPFVFSDYIYYIGSWIVMGLGCMVGQDLIQRSLASRNEKIAVSSAVMSGFFYAAIGLVPITIGFAARTVLTNHGITPESMGVDNLENQVLPRMAIIILGNIHPIVLTVFLAALISAIMSSADSSLLAGSSLLCNNVIGSIWPRLSDQKLLVLTRVATVALTFIALLLAISVKSIYSLMINSWASQLVVIFIPVVTALYVPKASKNAAWAAMAVSTGVWLAYVFVDSSGTGLSFTELMNTDLDRSLTVGAVYGFAAGVVAFICCYLGERVPHWVLDQPDEEDE; from the coding sequence ATGCACTACTTTTTCGGTGAGGCGCTCACGCCGGTCGAAGAGATTGCCGAAATCGCTGCGGAGAAAACGGTTCCCGGCGGCACCATGCTCTCGCAGAGCGGAATGATCACCCTCTGGATCGGGATTGTCGCCTATGTCGGCGTGTTGATCGGAATCGGCTTCTGGTCCAGCCGCAAGGTGAAGGGAATGAACGACTTTCTGGTCGCCGGGAGGCGCCTGCCGCTCTGGATGGCCACCGCCACATTGCTGGCGACCTGGTTCGGCGCCGGGTCGAGCATGGGCGTCGCGGCGACGGTTTATTCCGACGGCATCGGCGGTGTGCTGGCCGACCCGTTCGGCGCATCGATCAGCCTGGTCCTCGCCGGCATCTTCATCGTCGGGCTGCTGCGGCGGCTCAAGTGTCTGACCGTGACCGACATCGTCGAGCGCAAATACGGCAAATGGGCCGGCGTGTATACCTCGCTCTGGATGATCCCCGTCTACATCGGCTGGCTCGGCGCGCAGATGCTCGGCATCGGCACGATCCTGCATATCCTGACCGGTATGGATGCGATATGGGGGACTCTCATCGGCGCGGCGGTCGTGCTGATCTACACCTTCGCCGGCGGCATGTGGGCCGTGACGCTGACCGACGTGGTGCAGGTTTCGCTGATCGTCATCGGGCTGTTCGTCATCGTCCCGGGGGCGGTGTTCGAGGCCGGGGGCTGGTCCGAGATGACCAGCCGGCTCAGCGCGGCGGATCTGTCGATCGGCATGCGGCATGCGCTCGACCCCGCCACCGGCGAGCCGGTGCCGTTCGTCTTTTCGGATTACATCTACTACATCGGCAGCTGGATCGTCATGGGGCTCGGCTGCATGGTCGGGCAGGACCTGATCCAGCGTTCGCTGGCGAGCCGCAACGAGAAGATCGCAGTATCGAGCGCCGTCATGTCCGGCTTCTTCTACGCGGCGATCGGCCTCGTGCCGATCACGATCGGCTTCGCGGCCCGCACGGTGCTGACCAATCACGGCATCACGCCCGAATCGATGGGGGTCGACAACCTCGAAAATCAGGTGCTGCCGCGCATGGCGATCATCATCCTCGGCAACATTCATCCGATCGTGCTGACGGTTTTCCTCGCGGCGCTGATTTCGGCGATCATGAGTTCGGCCGACAGTTCGCTGCTGGCCGGGTCGTCGCTGCTCTGCAACAACGTGATCGGTTCGATCTGGCCGCGGCTCAGCGACCAGAAGCTGCTGGTCCTGACCCGGGTGGCCACGGTTGCCCTGACCTTCATCGCGCTGCTGCTGGCGATCTCGGTCAAAAGCATCTACAGCCTGATGATCAACAGCTGGGCGTCGCAGCTGGTCGTGATCTTCATTCCGGTCGTGACGGCGCTTTATGTGCCGAAGGCAAGCAAGAACGCGGCGTGGGCTGCAATGGCGGTCTCCACCGGCGTCTGGCTCGCCTACGTTTTCGTCGATTCGAGCGGGACCGGGCTGAGCTTCACCGAACTTATGAACACCGACCTCGACCGCAGCCTGACGGTCGGTGCGGTCTACGGCTTTGCCGCCGGCGTCGTCGCTTTCATCTGCTGCTACCTCGGCGAGCGGGTGCCGCACTGGGTGCTCGACCAGCCGGACGAGGAGGACGAATAG
- a CDS encoding SDR family NAD(P)-dependent oxidoreductase: MSEFKGKTVLVTGGSRGLGEAVCRKFTAEGCRVVVNYAHGREAAEAVARSIGGTAYGCDISDEAAVETMFREIGSIDILVNNARIDPYKRSAGMRDGEWWDAVMAVNLKGAYLCGKLALEQMKTKRWGRMVHISSIWAYQPPNERMLSYAAAKSAMHALSRGFAALGAPYGVTSNVLAPGLILTDLCTERLTPEMMQRELDTIPLRRGAPPGEVAEAVFDLAKSGFLTGEVVNLNGGAFMRP; this comes from the coding sequence ATGAGTGAATTCAAGGGAAAAACCGTCCTCGTCACCGGCGGTTCGCGCGGACTCGGCGAAGCGGTCTGCCGGAAATTCACGGCCGAAGGGTGCCGGGTCGTCGTGAATTATGCCCACGGCCGCGAGGCCGCCGAAGCCGTCGCCCGGTCGATCGGCGGAACGGCTTACGGCTGCGACATCTCCGACGAAGCCGCCGTGGAGACGATGTTCCGCGAAATCGGCAGCATCGACATCCTCGTCAACAACGCCCGGATCGACCCCTACAAACGCAGCGCCGGCATGCGCGACGGCGAGTGGTGGGACGCCGTCATGGCCGTGAATCTGAAGGGCGCTTACCTCTGCGGCAAACTCGCCCTGGAACAGATGAAAACGAAACGCTGGGGACGCATGGTGCACATCTCAAGCATCTGGGCCTACCAGCCGCCGAACGAACGCATGCTCTCCTACGCGGCTGCAAAGTCGGCCATGCACGCGCTGTCGCGCGGATTCGCGGCGCTCGGCGCGCCGTACGGCGTCACCTCGAATGTGCTCGCTCCGGGATTGATCCTGACCGACCTCTGCACCGAACGGCTCACGCCGGAGATGATGCAGCGCGAACTCGACACGATTCCCCTCCGGCGCGGCGCGCCGCCCGGAGAGGTGGCCGAAGCGGTTTTCGACCTCGCCAAGTCCGGTTTCCTGACCGGAGAGGTCGTGAACCTCAACGGCGGCGCCTTCATGCGTCCCTGA
- a CDS encoding D-lyxose/D-mannose family sugar isomerase: MKRSMINRTIREAMAFFAERNFRLPPFAFYRKDDWEKHLDGAEEIFDLELGWDVTGFGKGDFERFGLTLFTLRNGKAGSAKYPKPYAEKIMMVRENQITLRHFHWHKREDIIVRGGGNLIVELFRADPERSAEAGGPFEITVNGMRRQMESGDRLVLTPGESVCLEPVHAHRFYAEPGSGTAMVGEVSAVNDDANDNCFLDDAVRFDPILEDEEPEFLLAADCRRLYGGRSHA, from the coding sequence ATGAAGCGTTCGATGATCAACCGTACGATCCGCGAGGCGATGGCGTTTTTCGCGGAGCGGAACTTCCGGCTGCCGCCTTTCGCATTCTACCGGAAGGACGACTGGGAGAAACACCTGGACGGGGCGGAGGAGATCTTCGACCTCGAACTCGGCTGGGACGTCACGGGATTCGGCAAAGGGGACTTCGAACGCTTCGGGCTGACGCTTTTCACGCTGCGGAACGGAAAGGCCGGTTCCGCGAAGTATCCGAAGCCGTATGCCGAAAAGATCATGATGGTCCGTGAAAACCAGATTACGCTGCGCCATTTCCACTGGCATAAGCGCGAGGACATCATCGTGCGCGGCGGCGGCAATCTCATCGTCGAACTGTTCCGGGCCGATCCGGAGCGCTCGGCCGAAGCCGGCGGTCCGTTCGAGATCACGGTCAATGGAATGCGGCGGCAAATGGAATCCGGCGACCGGCTTGTGCTGACTCCCGGCGAAAGCGTCTGTCTCGAGCCGGTTCACGCTCATCGCTTTTACGCCGAGCCCGGTTCCGGCACGGCGATGGTCGGCGAAGTATCGGCGGTCAACGACGACGCAAACGACAACTGCTTTCTCGACGACGCGGTCCGCTTCGACCCGATTCTGGAGGACGAAGAGCCGGAGTTCCTGCTGGCGGCCGACTGCCGGCGGCTGTACGGAGGGCGCAGCCATGCGTGA
- a CDS encoding beta-mannosidase: MQRILSLNGNWGLTYADGPPIAAPWEFTTLNPAPARRLMTAEVPEPVHRTLEKHGLLDDPNFGMNSLRARWVEECYWIYRRTFTAPAGALGPDAVVHLVFERLEMLAKVYLNGELAGSTANALVPHRIDVTGKLREGENTLVVALESGVFEYCDHPSKISCGGEMGDLTKRAWLRKAQHQSGWDWQARLQNVGILGDVRLEYAPDSVVTELSLVSLAADDLSSARIIVKGAAEGRAVRGTLKLRIAETGNSVEESFELPEGHAQCAVELTLDRPKLWFPRGAGEPFRYTAEIEFLGKRVTRKFGVRKVAVDQSEHPVEGTYFILEINNRRIFCKGGNFVPADLYYSEVDAGRCRELVRLAAGANFNLLRIWGGGIYATEEFCDACDEAGIMLWHDFIFACAKYPGENEAFSRAVRKEALTVVRALNHHPSLVVWCGNNELELGNRSWRQYCDCEVGWSDHYIFHHLLAKVVHDESPQVFYWPSSPYSPGFKEPSDPTTGDQHPWKATLETPGGTDFWTFRSYVDRFPNEGGVLGCSTPATLRQFLPENERELWSFSWDHHDNPFARLEDTFGSFSPERRLGHAYATVELWTGLDPRTLPMERYAVVSGLLQAEGLEEYIMNYRRRMFSTASAIFWMYNDSWPVTHGWTIVDCYRRKKLAYYPVKRAFAPVAAAVVSEHGSVKIFGVNDTFEPWSGELRCGVFQVCGGIARERTIPVELAPDASTLLAEFPKSEWEAAGSGRSGVFAQLLSGGRPAAQHRLFERRFGELGLDPDPEIRISRAGNRARFESGRYVWRVCLDIDGECELPDNAFDLIPGVPYEIPWDREELPVILTTGNSFFGGGVRDA, translated from the coding sequence ATGCAGCGGATTTTGTCTTTGAACGGAAACTGGGGGCTCACATATGCGGACGGTCCGCCGATCGCGGCCCCCTGGGAATTCACCACGCTGAATCCGGCGCCGGCGCGGCGGCTCATGACCGCCGAGGTGCCGGAGCCGGTCCACCGGACGCTTGAAAAGCACGGGCTGCTCGACGATCCGAATTTCGGCATGAACAGCCTCCGGGCGCGCTGGGTGGAGGAGTGCTACTGGATCTACCGCCGCACCTTCACGGCTCCGGCCGGGGCGCTCGGACCGGATGCGGTCGTCCATCTCGTTTTCGAGCGGCTTGAGATGCTGGCGAAGGTCTATCTGAACGGCGAGCTTGCCGGGAGCACGGCCAATGCGCTCGTGCCGCACCGCATCGATGTGACCGGGAAGCTCCGGGAGGGGGAAAACACGCTGGTCGTCGCGCTTGAGAGCGGCGTATTCGAGTATTGCGACCATCCGTCGAAGATCAGTTGCGGCGGCGAGATGGGTGACCTGACCAAGCGGGCCTGGCTCCGCAAGGCACAGCATCAGAGCGGCTGGGACTGGCAGGCGCGGCTGCAGAACGTCGGCATCCTGGGCGATGTCCGGCTCGAGTACGCGCCGGACTCCGTCGTGACGGAGCTTTCTCTCGTGTCGCTGGCGGCGGACGATCTCTCTTCCGCCCGCATCATCGTGAAAGGGGCGGCCGAGGGGAGGGCGGTGCGCGGAACGCTGAAACTCCGCATCGCCGAAACCGGCAACTCCGTCGAAGAGAGCTTCGAGCTGCCGGAAGGGCATGCGCAGTGCGCAGTCGAACTGACGCTCGACCGTCCGAAGCTCTGGTTCCCGCGCGGCGCGGGCGAGCCGTTCCGCTACACGGCCGAAATCGAATTCCTCGGCAAGCGCGTCACGCGGAAATTCGGCGTCCGCAAGGTGGCGGTCGATCAGTCGGAACATCCGGTCGAGGGGACCTATTTCATTCTCGAAATCAACAACCGGCGGATCTTCTGCAAGGGCGGCAACTTCGTACCGGCGGACCTCTATTACAGCGAGGTCGACGCGGGGCGCTGCCGCGAGCTCGTCCGGCTTGCGGCAGGCGCGAACTTCAATCTGCTCCGCATCTGGGGCGGCGGCATCTACGCGACGGAGGAGTTCTGCGACGCGTGCGACGAGGCCGGGATCATGCTCTGGCACGACTTCATTTTCGCCTGTGCCAAATATCCGGGCGAAAACGAGGCGTTCAGCCGGGCCGTGCGGAAGGAGGCGCTGACGGTTGTCCGCGCGCTGAATCATCATCCGTCGCTGGTGGTCTGGTGCGGCAACAACGAGCTTGAGCTCGGCAACCGGTCATGGCGGCAGTACTGCGACTGCGAAGTCGGCTGGAGCGACCACTACATCTTCCACCACCTGCTGGCGAAGGTCGTGCACGACGAATCGCCGCAGGTGTTCTACTGGCCGAGTTCGCCGTATTCGCCCGGCTTCAAGGAGCCGTCCGATCCGACCACCGGCGACCAGCATCCGTGGAAGGCGACGCTCGAAACGCCCGGCGGCACCGATTTCTGGACGTTCCGCTCCTATGTCGACCGTTTTCCGAACGAGGGGGGTGTTCTCGGCTGTTCGACTCCGGCGACGCTGCGGCAGTTCCTGCCGGAAAACGAGCGGGAGCTCTGGTCGTTCTCGTGGGATCACCACGACAATCCGTTCGCGCGGCTCGAGGACACCTTCGGCAGCTTCAGCCCGGAGCGGCGGCTCGGCCACGCCTACGCGACCGTCGAGCTCTGGACCGGGCTCGACCCGCGGACGCTGCCGATGGAGCGCTATGCCGTCGTTTCGGGGCTCCTGCAGGCGGAGGGGCTTGAGGAGTACATCATGAACTACCGCCGCCGCATGTTCTCGACCGCCTCGGCGATTTTCTGGATGTACAACGATTCGTGGCCGGTCACCCACGGCTGGACCATCGTCGACTGCTACCGGCGGAAGAAGCTCGCCTACTACCCCGTGAAGCGCGCCTTCGCCCCGGTCGCCGCGGCGGTCGTGAGTGAACACGGCAGCGTGAAAATCTTCGGCGTCAACGACACCTTCGAGCCGTGGAGCGGCGAACTCCGCTGCGGTGTTTTTCAGGTCTGCGGCGGAATCGCGCGGGAGCGGACCATCCCGGTCGAACTCGCCCCCGACGCCTCGACGCTGCTGGCCGAATTCCCGAAAAGCGAGTGGGAGGCGGCCGGCTCCGGGCGGAGCGGCGTTTTCGCGCAGCTTCTTTCCGGCGGCCGCCCGGCGGCGCAGCACCGGCTCTTCGAGCGCCGCTTCGGGGAGCTCGGGCTCGACCCGGATCCGGAAATCCGCATCTCCCGCGCCGGGAACCGGGCGCGATTCGAGTCCGGGCGGTACGTCTGGCGCGTCTGCCTCGACATCGACGGCGAATGCGAACTGCCGGACAACGCCTTCGACCTGATTCCCGGAGTTCCGTACGAAATTCCGTGGGACCGTGAGGAGCTGCCGGTCATCCTGACTACCGGCAACTCCTTTTTCGGAGGAGGCGTCAGGGACGCATGA
- a CDS encoding class II fructose-bisphosphate aldolase yields MAVVSLREMLEDARRGGYAVPLFDTQNMAMIRSAVQVAEEENSPVIIAGVEFDYEGDRLDYWMALANRAAIGAKVPVCIMLDHAASLELCVRCADAGFTGVMIDASALPFEENAELTRRVCEQMRRRGVGVEAELGHVGVASAGGEGELGDHAGAGMVYTEPGRVAEFVGRSGCDALAVSIGTAHGVYATAPELQIGLLDEINRVSPVPLVLHGGSGTPEDQIRAAIRHGIAKINICSEIMDAWHRTVVAELGKSPNYSVHNSAVCRPADEAVREVMRNKIRLFGSGRRG; encoded by the coding sequence ATGGCAGTAGTCTCATTGCGCGAAATGCTCGAAGACGCCCGGCGGGGCGGTTATGCGGTTCCCCTGTTCGATACGCAGAACATGGCGATGATCCGCTCCGCCGTGCAGGTGGCGGAGGAGGAGAATTCGCCGGTCATCATCGCCGGCGTCGAATTCGACTACGAGGGCGACCGGCTCGATTACTGGATGGCGCTGGCGAACCGCGCCGCGATCGGCGCGAAGGTGCCGGTCTGCATCATGCTCGACCATGCGGCGAGCCTCGAACTTTGCGTGCGCTGTGCGGATGCGGGCTTTACCGGCGTCATGATCGACGCTTCGGCGCTGCCGTTCGAGGAGAATGCGGAGCTGACCCGGCGGGTCTGCGAACAGATGCGCCGCCGCGGCGTCGGCGTCGAGGCCGAGCTCGGGCATGTCGGCGTCGCGTCGGCCGGCGGCGAAGGGGAGCTCGGCGATCATGCCGGGGCCGGAATGGTCTATACCGAGCCCGGCAGGGTCGCCGAATTCGTCGGGCGCAGCGGCTGCGACGCGCTGGCGGTGTCGATCGGTACCGCGCACGGAGTCTACGCGACCGCGCCGGAGCTCCAGATCGGGCTGCTGGATGAGATCAACCGGGTTTCTCCGGTTCCGCTCGTGCTGCACGGCGGTTCCGGGACGCCGGAGGATCAGATCCGCGCCGCGATCCGGCACGGCATTGCGAAAATCAACATCTGCTCCGAAATCATGGACGCCTGGCACCGGACCGTGGTGGCGGAACTCGGGAAGTCGCCGAATTATTCCGTTCACAACTCGGCGGTCTGCCGCCCGGCCGACGAGGCCGTGCGCGAGGTCATGCGGAACAAGATCCGGCTGTTCGGCAGCGGCAGAAGGGGGTGA
- a CDS encoding helix-turn-helix domain-containing protein: MKFHYETVLHAPGESFSIEIQSGAILDCVYHVHPEFELTFVESGFGTRFVGDLIEPFREQDLILVGGMVPHHYLTRREDSTGPDWSRTRVIKFHAGFRDGAFLTLPEFEPLKRMLDEAASAGLHFPEESARRIAPDLRRLPELSGWERFLALTALLCRLAEEPRRKLTLSAAAAPAATPDERLNRVLRFIHRRLEQKLPVTLEEAAARACLTAPAFSHYFRSATRKRFVEYVVELKLSRAAQLLANTDRPVMEIALDSGFSNLSNFNRHFLRYRKSTPREYRERLRSARR, translated from the coding sequence ATGAAGTTCCATTATGAGACCGTTCTGCACGCTCCCGGGGAGTCGTTCAGCATCGAGATACAGTCCGGGGCGATCCTCGACTGCGTCTATCATGTCCACCCCGAATTCGAGCTGACGTTCGTCGAATCGGGATTCGGCACACGCTTCGTCGGCGACCTCATCGAGCCGTTCCGGGAGCAGGACCTGATTCTGGTCGGCGGCATGGTTCCGCATCACTACCTGACCCGGCGCGAAGACAGCACCGGCCCCGACTGGTCACGCACGCGGGTCATCAAGTTTCACGCCGGATTCCGCGACGGAGCCTTCCTGACGCTGCCCGAATTCGAGCCGCTCAAGCGCATGCTCGACGAAGCGGCGTCGGCGGGGCTGCATTTTCCGGAGGAGTCGGCGCGGCGCATTGCGCCGGATCTGCGCCGCCTGCCGGAACTCTCGGGGTGGGAGCGCTTTCTCGCCCTCACGGCCCTGCTCTGCCGTCTCGCGGAGGAGCCGCGCCGCAAGCTCACGCTCTCGGCGGCCGCCGCGCCGGCCGCGACTCCCGACGAACGGCTGAACCGGGTCCTGCGCTTCATCCACCGCCGCCTTGAACAGAAACTGCCCGTCACGCTTGAGGAGGCCGCCGCCCGGGCTTGCCTGACCGCGCCCGCCTTCAGCCACTATTTCCGCTCCGCCACCCGCAAGCGCTTCGTCGAATATGTGGTCGAACTCAAACTCAGCCGCGCCGCCCAGCTCCTTGCCAACACCGACCGGCCGGTCATGGAGATCGCCCTCGACTCCGGCTTCTCCAACCTCTCGAATTTCAACCGCCATTTCCTGCGCTACCGGAAATCGACCCCGCGCGAATACCGGGAACGCCTGCGCTCCGCCCGCCGCTGA
- a CDS encoding carbohydrate kinase family protein, with amino-acid sequence MRDGILAAGNWIADRVKSVDRWPGEGNLCSILAEERAPGGGPANILFDLAAMDSSYPLYAAGRIGEDADGDFLLAEAAKRGIDTSLLRRTPGVATAYTDVISSPGSRTFFHAAGADAFLCAADFDGAEAEAEFFYLGYLLLLRSLDMPDAEFGTGAARLLAAMRKRGFRTVVDFVSGSPDRFRPAAEAAFPWTDILIINEVEAACSTGIGLRSGDGTLAAELLPEALKRLFSMKIGELCVIHFPEGAAAMTADGAYTLTPSCRIDRDEIAGHNGAGDAFAAGVLYALAKRLPLEEALRVGSASSYFNLKSPTASGGAVPYCRIEEHLQSGEFNLL; translated from the coding sequence ATGCGTGACGGAATCCTCGCTGCCGGGAACTGGATCGCCGACCGGGTCAAGAGCGTCGACCGCTGGCCCGGCGAAGGGAACTTGTGCAGCATTCTCGCCGAAGAGCGCGCGCCGGGCGGCGGCCCGGCGAACATTCTCTTCGACCTTGCCGCCATGGATTCGTCGTACCCGCTGTACGCGGCCGGGAGAATCGGCGAAGACGCCGACGGCGATTTTCTGCTGGCCGAAGCCGCGAAGCGCGGCATCGACACGTCGCTGCTGCGGCGGACGCCCGGCGTCGCGACGGCCTACACGGATGTGATTTCTTCTCCGGGCAGCCGGACCTTCTTTCACGCGGCCGGGGCCGACGCTTTCCTTTGCGCGGCGGATTTCGACGGCGCCGAAGCCGAAGCGGAGTTCTTCTATCTCGGCTATCTGCTGCTGCTCCGGAGCCTCGATATGCCGGACGCCGAGTTCGGCACCGGCGCGGCCCGGCTGCTTGCCGCGATGCGAAAACGCGGCTTCCGCACCGTCGTCGACTTCGTGTCGGGCAGTCCCGACCGCTTCCGTCCGGCGGCCGAGGCGGCGTTCCCTTGGACCGATATTCTCATCATCAACGAGGTCGAGGCCGCCTGTTCGACCGGCATCGGGCTGCGGAGCGGCGACGGAACGCTTGCCGCGGAGCTGCTGCCGGAGGCGCTGAAGCGGCTGTTTTCGATGAAGATCGGCGAGCTCTGCGTCATCCACTTTCCGGAGGGGGCGGCCGCGATGACCGCCGACGGCGCGTATACGCTGACCCCCTCCTGCCGGATCGACCGGGACGAAATCGCAGGGCATAACGGCGCCGGCGACGCGTTCGCGGCCGGAGTTCTCTACGCGCTGGCGAAGCGGCTGCCGCTCGAAGAGGCGCTTCGGGTCGGTTCGGCGAGCAGCTATTTCAATCTGAAATCGCCGACCGCCTCGGGCGGCGCGGTTCCGTACTGCCGGATCGAAGAGCATTTGCAATCCGGCGAATTCAATCTATTGTAA